One genomic region from Stackebrandtia nassauensis DSM 44728 encodes:
- a CDS encoding Zn-dependent alcohol dehydrogenase has protein sequence MPVPSGSPIGLHRVLEPVGVLPQAALRLDASPEIRPDEVRIRVERLNLDAASYRQLREAHDGDGAAVRRAVREIIAERGKMHNPVTGSGGMLIGTVEEAGPESPLGLKAGDKVATLVSLTLTPLAIHDELADWDGGSEQVPCDGHAILFARSIAAVLPEDLPDTEALAVFDVCGAPAMTARVVERHRRATGKAPSVAVLGAAGKSGTLSLAAARDRGAGTAVGIVRTAAEAKALAARGLTDEIAVADATDAVAVSAAVLDRLAAADDPGANDMLTDAERRQMITGADITVVCVDVPGCEHGAILSTAEGGTVIFFSMATSFPTAALGAEGLAADVEMLIGNGYTPGHAAYALDLVRSHPGARSAFSARTSAD, from the coding sequence ATGCCTGTCCCGTCCGGTTCGCCCATCGGCCTGCACCGGGTGCTGGAGCCCGTCGGAGTGCTGCCGCAGGCGGCGCTGCGCCTGGACGCCAGCCCCGAGATCCGGCCCGACGAGGTGCGGATACGTGTCGAGCGCCTCAATCTGGACGCGGCCTCGTACCGGCAGCTGCGCGAGGCGCACGACGGCGACGGAGCGGCCGTGCGTCGCGCGGTGCGCGAGATCATCGCCGAACGCGGCAAGATGCACAACCCGGTCACGGGCTCGGGCGGCATGCTCATCGGCACCGTCGAGGAGGCCGGACCGGAATCGCCGCTGGGGCTCAAGGCCGGGGACAAGGTCGCGACCCTGGTGTCGCTGACGCTGACCCCGCTGGCCATCCACGACGAGCTGGCCGACTGGGACGGCGGCTCCGAACAGGTTCCCTGCGACGGGCACGCCATCCTGTTCGCCCGCTCCATCGCCGCCGTTCTTCCCGAAGACCTGCCCGACACCGAGGCGCTTGCCGTCTTCGACGTGTGCGGCGCCCCCGCCATGACCGCCCGGGTGGTCGAGCGGCACCGCCGCGCCACCGGCAAGGCCCCGTCGGTGGCGGTACTGGGCGCGGCCGGAAAGAGCGGCACCCTGTCGCTGGCCGCCGCCCGCGACCGGGGCGCGGGCACCGCCGTGGGCATCGTCCGCACCGCCGCCGAGGCGAAGGCCCTGGCCGCGCGCGGACTCACCGACGAGATCGCCGTCGCCGACGCCACCGACGCGGTAGCCGTGTCGGCCGCCGTCCTGGACCGGCTGGCCGCCGCCGACGACCCCGGCGCCAACGACATGCTCACCGACGCCGAACGCCGCCAGATGATCACCGGCGCCGACATCACCGTCGTGTGCGTCGACGTGCCCGGCTGCGAACACGGCGCCATCCTGTCGACCGCCGAGGGCGGCACCGTCATCTTCTTCTCCATGGCCACCTCTTTCCCCACCGCCGCGCTGGGCGCCGAGGGACTGGCCGCCGACGTCGAGATGCTCATCGGCAACGGCTACACACCCGGGCACGCCGCCTACGCGCTCGACCTGGTGCGGTCCCACCCCGGCGCCCGCTCGGCGTTCAGCGCCCGGACATCGGCAGACTGA
- a CDS encoding peptidoglycan-binding domain-containing protein has translation MASRKWTIAAVAAATIAVAGGTAGWAAADSVDTKASTYVDGLNKVTDDWNDHYRELGGSLCDGCENSDNTDLVVLWQSVLVVDGFLATEDPIDGYFGPDTKRATAMWQDHFGVKQTGKVNAATWAEASSHLSETDGTVYYAKEGGGEVRFTRHEDGSYTFNKVLIPGGEELVNNGGKRIEFYKRTVKLAPVG, from the coding sequence ATGGCAAGCAGGAAGTGGACGATCGCCGCCGTGGCAGCCGCGACCATCGCGGTCGCCGGTGGCACCGCGGGATGGGCCGCGGCCGACAGCGTCGACACCAAGGCGTCGACCTATGTGGATGGTCTCAACAAGGTGACCGACGACTGGAACGACCACTACCGGGAACTGGGTGGTTCACTGTGCGACGGGTGCGAGAACTCCGACAACACCGACCTGGTCGTGCTGTGGCAGTCGGTTCTGGTCGTCGACGGGTTCCTGGCCACTGAGGACCCCATCGACGGGTACTTCGGGCCCGACACCAAGCGCGCCACCGCCATGTGGCAGGACCACTTCGGTGTGAAGCAGACCGGCAAGGTGAACGCCGCCACCTGGGCCGAGGCCAGCAGTCACCTGAGTGAGACCGACGGCACCGTCTACTACGCCAAGGAGGGTGGCGGCGAGGTTCGTTTCACCCGACACGAGGACGGTTCCTACACCTTTAACAAGGTGCTGATCCCGGGTGGCGAGGAACTGGTCAACAACGGCGGCAAGCGGATCGAGTTCTACAAGCGGACCGTCAAGCTAGCTCCGGTCGGATAA
- a CDS encoding KamA family radical SAM protein, which translates to MSHQLTGQPYEYKRTPLVEPDWRRFPGWAEVTEEEWSSAQWQRVHCVKNVAQLRGVLGDRVDDAFYDDLAADGDKRATMSMLLPPQMLNTIAPTLETTAPGSWTEAYYADPIRRYMLPVFSDRRTDWPSHPHATRDSLHEHDMWVAEGLTHRYPTKVLAELLSTCPQYCGHCTRMDLVGNSTPTIDKLKLKLKPMARYDAMIEYLQSHPGVRDVVVSGGDVANVPWKNLENFISRLLEIESIRDIRLATKALMGLPQHWLQDDVVDGMGRVATVARERGVNLAIHTHVNHVQSLTPTVARAARAMLDAGVRDVRNQGVLMNGVNNSPEALLDLCFALQGEANILPYYFYMCDMIPNSEHWRTSVSEAQALQTAIMGYLPGYATPRIICDVPFVGKRWVHQVGRYDAEHGISYWTKNYRTSIEAADPDALTREYPYYDPIHTLPEAGQAWWRDQFPPSQIAEAGHAAAALSRAASV; encoded by the coding sequence ATGTCGCACCAGTTGACGGGCCAGCCGTACGAATACAAGCGCACCCCCCTGGTCGAGCCCGACTGGCGACGCTTCCCGGGCTGGGCCGAGGTCACCGAGGAGGAGTGGTCCAGCGCACAGTGGCAGCGTGTCCATTGTGTCAAGAATGTGGCGCAGCTGCGCGGCGTCCTGGGTGACCGGGTCGACGACGCCTTCTACGACGACCTGGCCGCCGACGGCGACAAGCGCGCCACCATGTCGATGCTGCTGCCGCCGCAGATGCTCAACACGATCGCGCCGACGCTGGAGACGACCGCGCCGGGCTCGTGGACCGAGGCGTACTACGCCGACCCGATCCGCCGCTACATGCTGCCGGTCTTCTCCGACCGCCGCACCGACTGGCCCTCGCACCCGCACGCCACCCGCGACTCGCTGCACGAGCACGACATGTGGGTCGCCGAGGGTCTGACCCACCGCTACCCCACCAAGGTGCTGGCCGAGCTTTTGTCCACCTGCCCGCAGTACTGTGGACACTGCACCCGCATGGACCTGGTCGGCAACTCCACCCCCACCATCGACAAGCTGAAACTCAAGCTCAAGCCGATGGCGCGCTACGACGCCATGATCGAGTACCTGCAGTCCCACCCGGGCGTACGCGACGTGGTCGTGTCGGGCGGCGACGTGGCCAACGTCCCGTGGAAGAACCTGGAGAACTTCATCTCCCGGCTGCTGGAGATCGAGTCCATTCGCGACATCCGGCTGGCCACCAAGGCGCTGATGGGCCTGCCGCAGCACTGGCTTCAGGACGACGTCGTCGACGGCATGGGCCGGGTGGCCACCGTCGCCCGCGAACGCGGCGTGAACCTGGCCATCCACACCCACGTCAACCACGTCCAGTCGCTGACACCCACGGTGGCGCGGGCAGCGCGGGCGATGCTGGACGCGGGAGTGCGCGACGTCCGCAACCAGGGCGTACTCATGAACGGCGTCAACAACTCCCCCGAGGCCCTTTTGGACCTGTGCTTCGCCCTCCAGGGCGAGGCCAACATCCTGCCGTACTACTTCTACATGTGCGACATGATCCCCAACTCCGAGCACTGGCGCACCTCGGTGTCCGAAGCGCAGGCCCTGCAGACCGCCATCATGGGCTACCTGCCCGGCTACGCCACCCCGCGCATCATCTGCGACGTCCCGTTCGTGGGCAAGCGCTGGGTCCACCAGGTCGGCCGCTACGACGCCGAGCACGGCATCTCGTACTGGACCAAGAACTACCGCACCTCCATCGAGGCCGCCGACCCCGACGCGCTCACCCGCGAGTACCCGTACTACGACCCGATCCACACGCTGCCGGAAGCCGGTCAGGCCTGGTGGCGGGACCAGTTCCCGCCCAGCCAGATCGCCGAGGCCGGTCACGCCGCCGCCGCACTGTCCCGGGCCGCCAGCGTCTGA